One Trichomycterus rosablanca isolate fTriRos1 chromosome 23, fTriRos1.hap1, whole genome shotgun sequence genomic window carries:
- the elp6 gene encoding elongator complex protein 6 — MFAELNSILNTSTEDVRQREFILLSDRQADASFLVHHYLSFYLKARCKVCFLGLVQSFSHYSAVGQKLGVNLVQAKEKGQLVFLEALKASPAVLLNESTGDQSRPLDYLRGAPTELRSLYEYVSSSLSQCKAEGESWSPPVLIIDDLSVLLSLGLSVRAILDFVQYCRASVCSQSQGSIVTLVRCDDNDDDEDDGDDEGSARLLRALTHQCTLALRVEGLSTGYCRDIHGQVEIWWRGTGEAVQARRKIFQYKLHDKGASFFAPGTSSAVL; from the exons ATGTTTGCAGAGCTGAACAGTATCCTCAACACCAGCACAGAAGATGTCAGACAG AGAGAATTCATCCTGCTgtcagacaggcaggcagatgcTTCATTTCTCGTCCATCATTACCtgagcttttatttaaaag CTCGTTGTAAGGTGTGCTTTCTGGGTTTGGTGCAGTCCTTCAGCCACTACAGCGCTGTGGGTCAAAAACTG GGGGTGAATCTGGTCCAGGCGAAGGAGAAAGGGCAGCTGGTGTTTTTGGAAGCACTGAAGGCTTCTCCTGCGGTCCTGCTCAACGAGAGCACCGGTGATCAGTCACGACCGTTAGATTATCTTAG GGGCGCTCCCACAGAGCTCCGGTCTCTATACGAGTACGTGTCGAGCTCACTGAGTCAGTGTAAAGCCGAGGGAGAGTCCTGGTCCCCCCCTGTGCTGATCATCGACGATCTGAGCGTGTTACTCAGCTTAGGCCTGAGCGTCCGAGCCATTTTGGACTTTGTACAGTACTGCCGGGCCTCCGTCTGCTCCCAGTCACAG GGCTCTATTGTAACTCTGGTGCGTtgtgatgataatgatgatgatgaggacgATGGTGATGATGAAGGCTCCGCCCGTCTCCTGCGAGCTCTGACCCATCAGTGCACTTTAGCTCTGCGTGTGGAGGGGCTCAGCACCGGCTACTGCAGAGACATCCACGGCCAG GTGGAGATTTGGTGGAGAGGAACAGGGGAGGCCGTTCAGGCGCGGCGGAAGATTTTCCAGTACAAGCTTCATGATAAAGGTGCATCGTTCTTCGCACCAGGGACCTCCAGTGCAGTGCTTTAA
- the LOC134301330 gene encoding plasminogen-like yields MVGGSDVSVGTWPWHVAILSRINSTAPFRHHCEGTIIHEEWIVTAASCLYKPEHVVLHDLKVKAGTANLQENSPDMQERGATQIIRHPNFSPVSLQDNIALLKLSSPLTLTNTVNAICMPDNVAVRYSFGTCHTTGYDESGVLQEVWVHTIPWLRCNMETWWNFRVSMKMLCAGRYEGRADGCEINLGGPLSCFQLMHDRYYLCGIRILGDQCGVPRKPNIYLKTTSYFLWVEKYVPLHYN; encoded by the exons ATGGTCGGAGGATCGGACGTTTCTGTGGGGACTTGGCCGTGGCATGTAGCCATTCTCTCCCGTATCAACTCAACTGCACCGTTCAGGCATCACTGTGAGGGAACCATCATTCACGAAGAATGGATCGTCACAGCTGCCTCGTGTCTCTATAAACCTGAGCATGT AGTGCTACATGACCTTAAAGTCAAGGCAGGAACAGCGAATTTGCAAGAAAACAGTCCTGACATGCAGGAAAGAGGCGCCACACAAATAATCCGTCACCCAAACTTCAGTCCCGTCTCTTTGCAGGACAACATTGCTCTGTTAAAACTGAGCTCGCCTCTGACCCTGACTAACACCGTCAATGCCATCTGCATGCCCGATAATGTTGCAGTCCGCTACAGTTTTGGCACTTGCCACACGACGGGGTACGACGAGAGTGGCGTTCTGCAGGAGGTTTGGGTGCACACCATCCCCTGGCTCAGGTGTAATATGGAGACATGGTGGAACTTTCGAGTCAGTATGAAGATGCTGTGTGCCGGCAGGTACGAGGGACGAGCGGACGGGTGTGAG ATCAACCTCGGCGGCCCTCTGAGTTGTTTTCAGCTCATGCATGACCGATACTACCTTTGTGGGATCCGGATCCTCGGAGATCAGTGCGGCGTTCCCAGGAAACCGAACATCTACCTGAAAACCACCTCATACTTTTTATGGGTGGAGAAGTACGTGCCTCTACACTACAACTAG